From Candidatus Methylopumilus planktonicus, a single genomic window includes:
- the map gene encoding type I methionyl aminopeptidase, which produces MTIHIKNSQEIEKMRIAGKLASQVLDYITPFVNPGITTEEIDRLCHDFMVNVQKTIPAPLNYAPDGHTPYPKSICTSINHQICHGVPGPKALKDGDIVNIDITVIKDGFHGDTSRMFLLGETSIQAKRLCKMTYEAMWLGIQQVKPGAKLGDIGFVIQDFAEKNGFSVVREFCGHGIGKRFHEEPQVLHYGKPGTGLTLEAGLIFTIEPMINAGKRDIKQMPDGWTIVTKDRSLSAQWEHTILVTETGYEVLTVSEKTPAPPAFAN; this is translated from the coding sequence ATGACAATACACATCAAAAATTCCCAAGAAATCGAAAAAATGCGTATTGCTGGTAAGCTAGCATCACAAGTTCTTGATTATATTACGCCTTTTGTTAACCCTGGCATTACCACTGAAGAAATTGACAGGCTTTGTCATGACTTCATGGTTAATGTTCAAAAAACGATCCCTGCCCCATTAAATTACGCACCAGATGGTCACACCCCATATCCAAAATCTATTTGCACTTCTATTAATCATCAAATTTGCCATGGCGTCCCAGGCCCAAAGGCACTTAAGGATGGAGATATTGTAAATATAGATATTACGGTTATAAAAGACGGTTTCCATGGCGATACAAGTCGTATGTTTCTCTTGGGAGAAACTTCAATCCAAGCTAAGCGTTTATGTAAAATGACTTATGAAGCAATGTGGTTAGGTATTCAGCAAGTTAAACCAGGTGCAAAATTAGGTGATATAGGATTTGTCATTCAAGATTTTGCTGAAAAAAATGGATTTAGTGTGGTGCGAGAATTTTGTGGCCATGGTATTGGTAAGCGCTTTCATGAGGAGCCTCAAGTTCTTCATTATGGCAAGCCAGGCACGGGACTGACTCTAGAAGCAGGATTGATTTTTACTATTGAGCCTATGATTAATGCAGGAAAAAGAGATATTAAACAAATGCCCGATGGATGGACTATTGTCACCAAAGATCGAAGCCTATCTGCACAATGGGAACATACAATATTAGTTACTGAAACTGGCTATGAAGTCCTTACAGTTTCTGAAAAAACACCCGCCCCTCCAGCATTTGCTAATTAA
- the glnD gene encoding [protein-PII] uridylyltransferase codes for MIQKEILSFKKELALNELNLIKIFLKKRDGLSYLQNHSQLIDKTLSQVWQDLQFGNTASLIACGGYGRQELFPYSDVDLLILIPKGRNKHLSQKIEQFISLIWDLGLRIGHSVRSINETKIEVKRDITVQTNLLESRYLNGNKVLYKNLQKIINDTLIPEHFYQGKLKEQDLRHQKYNQSAYQLEPNIKESPGGLRDLQMIQWIGKSRSKRFTPEKLNQKKYLDKKNYQKLIKTDIFFKNLRILLHVTAKQSEDRLLFDYQNELALLLKYKKTTHKKRSELFMKDVYEAINFTTFINEVLLKKLSPKDTKNITKITDSKLLIIKNDYLEINPIFQNKNITPYIFDVFITFQKYKLLKSLGPNLLCLLSDAANKINVAFRKDKNQQEKFLSILKSNNKVNRSLRIMNKCNLIGAYIPAFGKIVSQMQHDLFHIYTVDEHILNVIQNLRRFAKDELKHEFPDCYDLFKNYPNKHILYLAALFHDIAKGRGGDHSELGAKDVSEFSKLNHLPIHDEALIEWLVKSHLMMSHTAQKLDLSDPRVIEEFARKVVNKENLTSLYLLTVADIRATSPHVWNQWKATLLKNLFKYTLNYLEHDNLSHEDSIAKRKEKAALILNTYNINDDLYKGLWESFGRNYFYKYTEEEIAWQTRLLFTHATPKKPIIRVRHRSNGEGIEVLIYQKDTMHIFNKTCHFFDEIGYNIAAAKIFTTQHNYALNLFDLLDANPKNVSYEGLFKFIEIELVSRLENSKETKPTKLSERSRQATHHAFDTKISISQVEQSHIYQLDIITDDRSGLLSLISDQLSKEDISINQAKINTLGSRAEDTFLVAYKNNLKMNQNKINDLVEKLKAVIA; via the coding sequence TTGATTCAAAAAGAAATACTAAGCTTTAAAAAAGAGTTAGCTTTAAACGAGTTAAATCTCATTAAAATATTCTTAAAAAAAAGAGATGGTCTATCCTACCTTCAAAATCACTCACAGCTTATTGATAAAACATTAAGTCAAGTTTGGCAAGATCTTCAATTCGGCAATACCGCATCTCTCATTGCTTGCGGAGGTTATGGTCGGCAAGAACTTTTCCCATATTCGGACGTTGATTTACTAATATTAATCCCAAAGGGTCGCAACAAACACCTAAGTCAAAAAATTGAACAGTTTATTAGTTTGATATGGGATCTTGGCTTACGAATCGGTCACAGCGTCAGAAGTATTAACGAAACAAAAATTGAAGTTAAAAGGGACATCACAGTACAAACAAACCTCTTGGAGAGTAGGTACCTTAATGGCAATAAAGTTCTTTATAAAAACTTACAAAAGATTATAAATGACACACTTATTCCTGAACATTTTTATCAAGGCAAGTTAAAAGAACAGGACCTTCGCCATCAAAAATATAATCAATCTGCATACCAATTAGAACCAAATATAAAAGAAAGTCCTGGAGGCCTAAGGGATCTTCAGATGATTCAATGGATAGGCAAAAGCCGTTCTAAAAGATTTACACCAGAAAAGTTGAATCAAAAAAAATATCTTGATAAGAAAAATTATCAGAAACTTATTAAAACCGATATCTTTTTTAAGAATTTGAGAATCCTTCTTCATGTCACTGCAAAACAAAGTGAAGATAGGCTGCTTTTTGACTATCAAAATGAGTTGGCATTGCTATTGAAATACAAAAAAACCACTCACAAGAAGAGAAGTGAATTATTTATGAAGGATGTCTACGAGGCAATTAATTTTACAACCTTCATTAACGAAGTGCTCTTAAAAAAACTGAGTCCAAAAGATACTAAGAACATAACTAAAATTACTGATAGCAAATTATTAATTATAAAAAATGATTATCTTGAAATAAATCCCATATTTCAAAATAAAAATATAACGCCATATATTTTTGATGTATTCATCACCTTTCAAAAATATAAACTCCTTAAATCATTAGGTCCGAACCTTCTCTGTCTCCTCAGTGATGCAGCAAACAAAATAAACGTAGCATTTCGAAAAGATAAGAATCAGCAAGAAAAGTTTTTATCCATCTTAAAGTCAAATAATAAGGTCAACCGATCGCTTCGAATCATGAACAAATGTAATCTAATTGGCGCATATATTCCCGCATTTGGAAAAATAGTCAGTCAAATGCAGCATGATTTATTCCATATTTATACTGTTGATGAACATATTCTAAATGTCATTCAAAATTTAAGAAGATTCGCAAAAGATGAGTTGAAACATGAGTTTCCCGATTGTTATGATTTATTTAAAAACTATCCGAATAAACATATTCTTTACCTTGCTGCACTATTTCATGATATTGCAAAAGGAAGAGGTGGGGACCATTCCGAACTTGGGGCTAAAGATGTTAGTGAATTTTCAAAACTTAATCATTTGCCAATACATGATGAGGCGCTCATCGAATGGTTAGTCAAATCACATCTGATGATGTCTCATACAGCGCAAAAATTAGACTTGTCAGATCCGAGAGTTATTGAAGAATTTGCAAGAAAAGTTGTCAATAAAGAAAATTTAACTTCACTTTATCTATTAACAGTTGCCGATATTAGAGCCACAAGTCCTCATGTTTGGAACCAGTGGAAAGCCACCCTTCTAAAAAATCTTTTTAAATACACGCTCAATTATCTAGAACATGACAACTTATCCCATGAAGATTCAATCGCAAAACGAAAAGAAAAAGCAGCTTTAATACTCAATACATACAATATCAATGATGATCTCTACAAAGGGCTTTGGGAGAGTTTTGGTAGAAACTATTTTTACAAATATACAGAAGAAGAAATTGCATGGCAAACAAGGCTATTATTTACTCATGCGACACCAAAAAAACCTATCATACGCGTTAGACATCGCTCAAATGGTGAAGGTATTGAGGTTCTTATTTATCAAAAAGATACGATGCATATTTTTAACAAGACCTGCCATTTTTTTGACGAAATCGGATACAACATAGCAGCAGCGAAAATATTCACAACTCAACATAATTATGCCCTCAATCTTTTCGATTTGCTTGATGCTAATCCAAAAAATGTAAGTTACGAAGGCTTATTTAAATTTATAGAAATAGAATTAGTAAGTCGATTAGAAAATAGCAAAGAAACTAAACCAACAAAACTTTCAGAAAGAAGCCGACAAGCAACACACCACGCTTTTGATACGAAAATTTCGATTTCACAAGTTGAACAGTCTCATATTTACCAGTTGGATATTATTACAGATGATAGGAGCGGTCTTTTGAGCCTAATATCTGACCAATTATCAAAAGAAGATATCTCTATCAATCAAGCAAAAATAAATACACTGGGATCGCGAGCCGAAGATACATTCTTAGTCGCATACAAAAATAACTTAAAAATGAATCAAAATAAGATAAATGATTTAGTTGAAAAATTAAAAGCTGTCATAGCGTGA
- a CDS encoding tyrosine-type recombinase/integrase, producing the protein MGYGVNLLSNVKVKNSTCPNGKAYIYENDGGGLRLRVEPNSKYWLFRGKLGGKEIQLSFGTYPSVGLDEARGLRDISKQQLKQGIHPRDYFNNIKNKNLEKSSDKFMFSTLFEDMVEYRSTMLDKVWSKSHIKRSRGIYKNYLEADLKDKSILSITDSDLLQTLKKVKSNPVKLVSGKKDIQRYNRTTTMNLAKSLINLVYEYASEERAYKGDNPLDKIRKNKVFKKTKTISHKSVDLEDLGMYWSKVQKLPIVQDKVYLIINIVTGLRVGSLSNAKWSWYSPAKKTLSIPKEFMKSSNSFVTPLPNIAVNLLNELKDILKASKDDFIFTNRFGDAYASSRPRLLIKEMGFDATAHGNRTIVKLTCLRHSGFPNVVIEKQLDHEYGSAVERSYMADYDWLDERRKLVDWLLSYLKDKEKEYKKTLNHS; encoded by the coding sequence ATGGGTTATGGCGTTAACCTTCTAAGCAACGTTAAAGTAAAAAATTCAACTTGCCCTAATGGCAAAGCTTACATCTATGAGAATGATGGGGGTGGATTAAGGTTGCGTGTTGAACCAAATTCCAAGTATTGGCTATTCAGAGGCAAGTTAGGTGGTAAAGAAATACAATTAAGTTTTGGCACTTACCCTTCTGTTGGATTAGATGAAGCCAGAGGATTAAGGGATATCTCTAAGCAACAGCTCAAACAAGGTATTCATCCTAGAGATTATTTCAACAATATTAAGAATAAAAACCTAGAGAAATCTAGTGATAAATTCATGTTCTCTACCCTATTTGAAGATATGGTGGAGTATCGCTCTACCATGCTTGATAAAGTGTGGTCTAAGTCTCATATTAAGCGTTCTAGAGGCATTTATAAGAACTATTTAGAGGCAGATTTAAAGGATAAATCCATCCTATCAATTACTGACTCTGACCTACTCCAAACTTTAAAAAAAGTTAAATCCAATCCAGTTAAATTAGTGAGTGGAAAGAAAGATATCCAACGATATAACAGAACCACTACGATGAATTTAGCCAAGTCACTTATCAACCTCGTTTATGAATATGCATCTGAAGAAAGAGCATATAAAGGGGATAACCCACTAGATAAGATTAGAAAAAATAAAGTATTTAAGAAAACCAAAACAATCAGCCATAAGTCTGTTGATTTAGAAGACTTAGGAATGTATTGGTCTAAGGTTCAAAAACTCCCAATTGTTCAAGATAAGGTATATCTCATCATAAATATTGTTACAGGCTTAAGAGTTGGTTCTTTGTCTAATGCAAAATGGAGTTGGTATAGCCCAGCTAAAAAAACATTAAGTATTCCTAAAGAGTTTATGAAGAGCAGCAATTCATTTGTAACTCCCCTTCCAAACATTGCGGTAAATTTACTTAATGAACTTAAAGACATTCTCAAGGCAAGCAAAGATGATTTCATATTTACTAATCGTTTTGGAGATGCCTACGCATCTAGCAGACCTAGATTGTTAATTAAGGAAATGGGATTTGATGCAACAGCTCATGGAAATAGAACAATTGTCAAGCTTACTTGTTTAAGACACTCAGGATTTCCTAATGTAGTCATTGAGAAACAACTTGACCATGAATATGGTTCAGCAGTTGAAAGGTCTTATATGGCTGATTATGATTGGTTAGATGAAAGAAGAAAACTTGTTGATTGGTTATTGAGCTATCTTAAAGATAAAGAAAAGGAATATAAAAAAACTCTAAATCATAGTTAA
- a CDS encoding heavy-metal-associated domain-containing protein, translating into MKHLLLVVGLGLFLTSLNGFATPSYKVTMNGMVCSFCAQGIEKKMKALSETKDVYVGLKNRLVVVEVKDGLTLSQDVIRKIIKDVGYEVKSIEVSEHPIEHIKSGADK; encoded by the coding sequence ATGAAACATTTATTATTAGTAGTAGGTTTAGGATTATTTTTAACTAGCTTGAATGGTTTTGCGACGCCATCTTATAAAGTCACTATGAACGGGATGGTATGTTCTTTTTGTGCGCAAGGCATTGAAAAGAAAATGAAAGCCTTGAGTGAAACAAAGGATGTCTATGTTGGGCTAAAGAATCGTCTGGTCGTAGTTGAAGTCAAAGATGGTTTAACTTTATCGCAAGATGTTATTAGAAAAATCATCAAGGATGTAGGCTATGAAGTTAAAAGTATTGAAGTAAGCGAGCATCCTATTGAGCATATCAAATCAGGTGCGGATAAATAA
- a CDS encoding AAA family ATPase, whose translation MQIGSPEISKEIMRRSYTIDELENLPKLNWLIKDILVDGGIATIYGESGSTKSFLAIDLAMHLGTGSAWFGLPVSRDIPIIYTALEGFRGVAKRILGWRKKNATSPSTMHIDEDSLLLGDKGSVENFINYYKGKQFHSGMVIIDTLNMACPNIEENSASEMSGVIRKAKLITEQLNSTVLIIHHSGKDESRGMRGSSSLKASMDTIIFVKKDSNGNFEWTLEKSKDSECGIRYGYRLETLELDVYGEVETTCTVEKLGEILEKSKNIKLTSKQIRVLNLLKDRLLPLSSGHDDMDIVIEQCCNLWTEHPSAKRTYDMRIIIGNLVNKGLVGTGSRGNLSDQVWITDKGMKE comes from the coding sequence ATGCAAATAGGCTCGCCAGAAATTAGCAAGGAAATAATGAGAAGAAGTTACACGATTGATGAGCTTGAAAACCTTCCTAAACTAAATTGGCTAATAAAAGATATCTTGGTTGATGGGGGTATAGCAACCATATATGGTGAAAGTGGATCAACAAAATCATTCCTAGCTATAGATTTAGCTATGCACTTAGGAACAGGCTCAGCATGGTTTGGGCTTCCAGTTTCTAGAGATATACCAATTATTTACACAGCGTTAGAAGGATTCAGGGGTGTGGCTAAAAGAATTCTAGGATGGCGCAAGAAAAATGCTACCTCTCCTTCTACTATGCATATTGACGAAGACTCTTTACTTTTAGGTGACAAAGGCTCTGTTGAAAACTTCATCAATTATTACAAGGGAAAACAATTTCATAGTGGGATGGTCATTATAGACACTCTAAATATGGCTTGTCCAAATATAGAAGAGAACTCTGCCTCTGAGATGAGTGGTGTTATAAGAAAAGCAAAGTTAATTACTGAGCAGCTCAACTCCACTGTATTAATCATTCACCATTCAGGTAAAGATGAGTCTAGAGGAATGAGAGGAAGTTCAAGCCTCAAGGCGTCAATGGATACCATCATCTTTGTTAAAAAAGATAGCAATGGAAATTTTGAATGGACTTTAGAAAAATCTAAAGATAGTGAATGTGGTATTAGATACGGCTACAGATTAGAAACTCTTGAATTAGATGTTTATGGTGAAGTTGAAACAACTTGCACTGTAGAAAAGCTTGGAGAAATTTTAGAGAAAAGTAAAAACATTAAACTAACAAGCAAGCAAATAAGGGTTTTAAACTTATTGAAAGATAGGCTATTACCACTATCATCTGGTCATGATGATATGGATATCGTAATAGAACAATGCTGCAATCTCTGGACTGAGCATCCCTCAGCAAAAAGAACTTATGACATGAGAATTATTATAGGTAACTTAGTAAATAAAGGACTAGTTGGCACTGGTTCAAGAGGTAATTTAAGTGACCAAGTATGGATTACTGATAAAGGTATGAAAGAATAA
- a CDS encoding O-acetylhomoserine aminocarboxypropyltransferase/cysteine synthase family protein: MKLETIALHHGYDSDKNDQKAATTPIYQTSGFTIDDTQHGADLFDLKVEGNIYSRIGNPTNDVLEKRVAAMEGGIGALSLASGMAAITYAIQCIARSGDNIVSTNQLYGGTYNCFMHSFPKQGITVKMVDGADFKGLDEAIDENTKAIYCESIGNPLGNIIDLKKFAEIAHKHGIPLIVDNTVATPYLCRPIDFGADIVIHSLTKYIDGHGATIGGIIVDSGKFDWVKEAKKYPMLNEPDPSYHGVIYTEHFGPAAFIACCRVVPLRESGACLSPHSAFLIMLGLESLGVRMERHCQNALALATYLENHERVEWVNYAALPNDKYHDVCKKITNGQASGIISFGIKGGSEAAARFIDALQIILRVLSMGDAKSLACHPASTLHRQLTPKQKVLAGVSEDLIRISVGIEHIDDIIGDVEQAIEASK; the protein is encoded by the coding sequence ATGAAACTCGAAACAATAGCGCTGCATCACGGTTATGATTCAGATAAAAATGATCAAAAAGCAGCAACAACACCAATCTATCAAACCTCAGGATTTACTATTGACGATACGCAGCATGGCGCAGACTTGTTTGACCTTAAGGTTGAAGGAAATATATATTCAAGAATAGGTAATCCTACGAATGATGTACTTGAAAAAAGAGTCGCGGCAATGGAAGGGGGTATTGGAGCGCTCTCTCTAGCTTCTGGCATGGCTGCAATCACATATGCTATCCAGTGTATTGCAAGATCTGGGGATAATATTGTGAGTACCAATCAGCTATACGGAGGGACATACAACTGTTTTATGCATAGCTTCCCTAAGCAGGGTATTACTGTGAAAATGGTTGATGGAGCAGATTTTAAGGGGCTGGATGAAGCAATAGATGAAAACACTAAGGCTATTTATTGTGAATCAATTGGTAATCCTTTGGGCAATATTATTGACTTAAAGAAGTTTGCAGAAATTGCGCATAAACATGGTATCCCTTTGATTGTCGATAATACTGTAGCCACACCGTATCTGTGCAGGCCTATTGATTTTGGAGCGGACATTGTTATTCACTCCCTTACAAAATATATAGATGGTCATGGGGCGACGATTGGCGGAATCATTGTTGATTCGGGAAAATTTGATTGGGTTAAGGAGGCAAAGAAATATCCAATGCTTAATGAACCAGACCCGTCTTACCATGGAGTTATATATACAGAACATTTTGGCCCTGCTGCGTTTATTGCTTGTTGTCGGGTTGTTCCTTTAAGGGAATCAGGAGCCTGCTTGTCACCCCATAGCGCTTTTTTAATAATGCTAGGGCTGGAATCGTTGGGCGTAAGGATGGAGCGACATTGCCAAAATGCTCTTGCGTTAGCCACATACCTAGAAAACCACGAACGAGTGGAATGGGTAAATTATGCTGCTCTGCCTAACGATAAATATCATGATGTTTGTAAAAAAATAACCAATGGTCAGGCCTCAGGTATCATCAGTTTTGGCATTAAGGGTGGAAGTGAGGCAGCAGCTAGATTTATTGACGCACTTCAAATAATTTTGAGGGTACTGAGTATGGGGGATGCTAAATCACTCGCATGCCATCCAGCATCAACCTTGCATAGACAATTAACGCCAAAACAAAAAGTTTTGGCTGGTGTTAGTGAAGATTTGATAAGAATTTCAGTGGGTATTGAGCATATTGATGACATCATCGGTGATGTTGAACAAGCTATTGAGGCTTCAAAATAG
- a CDS encoding flavin-containing monooxygenase, whose product MKKIDIVIIGSGIAGLTTAYYLQKNFPNLTYVIIEARSDLGGTWDQMRFPGVRSDTDMYTYGFSFNPWQGSIIAEGKDIKAYLADTAKKFNIREHILFDTKVTSLSWSDNQWTARTSHKDFTSKYVICCTGSRDYTNPNFPKFKDENKYQGEIVHTQDWGDVEFKGKSVAIIGSGCTAVTMAPAIVKEAKKVTLVQRSAAWIVNVDGKEKSTRRYKSFETLMDYFHSRLFKKSYKKMIIARYPYYNNTNIPSYDYWDQRPACSLDNDYFDAVKLSKVSVEHQEVSNFEKNGIKLKNGKVIECDLTIMATGLNAQLLGGIDILVNDKKIHMNDTSWYRGMMFSGIPNLFAHTGYINFSWTARCEIVSQRICRTLKYMEKKRLASCTPKYVGKESKPSIEANYVLRSVDKFPSRTYKFYNSNYYLDYLIFKWTRINDGAVDFK is encoded by the coding sequence ATGAAAAAAATAGACATAGTTATTATTGGTTCTGGAATAGCTGGATTAACAACAGCATATTACTTACAAAAAAATTTCCCTAATCTTACATATGTGATCATAGAAGCAAGAAGTGATCTGGGTGGAACTTGGGATCAGATGAGGTTCCCTGGCGTTCGTTCAGACACTGATATGTATACCTACGGATTCAGCTTTAATCCTTGGCAGGGATCAATAATAGCTGAGGGAAAAGACATCAAAGCCTATTTAGCTGATACTGCAAAAAAGTTTAATATCAGAGAGCACATATTATTCGATACAAAGGTCACTTCATTATCCTGGAGTGATAACCAATGGACAGCTAGAACCAGCCATAAAGATTTCACCAGTAAATATGTTATTTGTTGCACTGGTTCGCGTGATTATACAAACCCTAATTTTCCCAAGTTTAAAGATGAAAACAAATACCAAGGAGAGATTGTACATACCCAAGATTGGGGTGATGTGGAGTTTAAAGGTAAGAGTGTAGCTATTATTGGAAGCGGGTGCACGGCTGTTACTATGGCACCGGCAATTGTAAAAGAAGCTAAGAAGGTAACATTAGTTCAACGAAGTGCTGCGTGGATTGTAAATGTAGATGGTAAGGAAAAATCAACACGTCGCTATAAATCGTTTGAAACCTTAATGGATTATTTTCATAGCAGGCTTTTTAAAAAATCATATAAAAAAATGATTATAGCTCGCTACCCTTATTACAATAACACTAACATACCTTCGTATGATTACTGGGATCAACGGCCTGCTTGTAGCTTAGATAATGATTATTTTGACGCTGTAAAATTAAGTAAAGTATCTGTAGAGCACCAAGAGGTTAGTAATTTCGAAAAAAATGGTATTAAGTTAAAAAATGGAAAAGTTATTGAATGTGATCTTACCATTATGGCTACAGGTCTTAATGCGCAATTACTAGGCGGTATTGATATTTTAGTGAACGATAAAAAAATACATATGAATGATACGAGTTGGTACAGAGGGATGATGTTTAGTGGGATACCAAATCTTTTTGCACATACTGGATATATCAATTTTAGCTGGACTGCTAGATGCGAAATAGTTAGTCAGCGCATTTGCCGAACGCTCAAGTATATGGAGAAAAAAAGATTAGCGAGCTGCACTCCTAAATACGTGGGTAAAGAATCAAAGCCATCAATAGAAGCAAATTATGTATTGCGATCAGTAGACAAATTTCCTAGTCGAACTTATAAATTTTATAACTCAAATTACTACCTAGATTATCTAATTTTTAAATGGACAAGAATTAATGATGGAGCAGTAGATTTCAAATGA
- a CDS encoding helix-turn-helix transcriptional regulator — translation MNKKAHRVKDLAAILDMGESTIWKLASDKNSDFPRPIKITSRLTVWKEEDIQAWLDTQNAKEKSCK, via the coding sequence ATGAACAAGAAGGCACATAGAGTTAAAGATTTAGCAGCGATATTGGATATGGGTGAATCAACTATCTGGAAACTTGCTTCAGACAAAAATAGTGATTTTCCTAGACCTATCAAAATTACTTCAAGACTTACAGTCTGGAAAGAAGAAGATATCCAAGCATGGTTAGATACTCAAAATGCTAAGGAGAAATCATGCAAATAG
- a CDS encoding glycosyltransferase family 4 protein, translating into MKIAIIRRKFTAFGGAENFILRASSGLSQLGINFFIISELWKRNDNTSKNIHWIEAKSHGLFRFSKSLSFQKSVMKIIALNNFDLIQSHERLVGVDIYRLGDGIHAAWIDRMKKNSPWYKKAWLNIDPYHQKIIRIEKEMSKDKNLFYVANSDLVKNELYKYYKVPESRIKVIENGIDVKSFYPVSASKKKSSKKQLALNPKLPVVLFVGSGFERKGAFEIVEAIKLLPKFQAIIVGQDKKINKLRDLARGHNILVTGPQDNIQKYLDAADIFCLPSLYDSFPNAALEALCCGLPIVITKDVGLAPHIRRNLAGVICKKDKHSIANALIKTWGKRKLFSKNALSTAKAFNIKIKNKEWFNLYNKLLNIKKMKVLLG; encoded by the coding sequence ATGAAAATAGCAATTATTAGAAGAAAGTTTACTGCTTTTGGTGGCGCAGAAAATTTTATCCTGAGAGCATCGTCTGGTTTAAGTCAGCTTGGCATTAATTTTTTTATTATTTCTGAGCTTTGGAAGCGAAATGACAATACCTCAAAAAACATTCATTGGATTGAAGCCAAGTCCCATGGCTTATTTAGATTCTCAAAATCCTTAAGCTTCCAAAAATCAGTCATGAAAATTATTGCTCTGAATAATTTTGACCTTATTCAGTCTCACGAAAGATTGGTCGGAGTAGATATTTATAGACTGGGAGATGGTATTCATGCAGCCTGGATCGATAGAATGAAAAAAAATAGTCCTTGGTATAAAAAAGCTTGGCTTAATATCGACCCCTATCATCAAAAAATAATTCGTATCGAAAAAGAGATGTCTAAAGACAAAAATCTTTTTTATGTCGCAAATAGTGATCTTGTTAAAAATGAATTATATAAATACTACAAAGTACCAGAATCTCGTATTAAAGTGATTGAAAATGGTATAGATGTAAAATCATTTTATCCTGTATCGGCTTCGAAAAAAAAATCTTCTAAAAAACAATTAGCGCTCAATCCAAAATTACCTGTAGTGCTTTTTGTGGGCTCAGGTTTTGAAAGAAAAGGTGCTTTTGAAATTGTTGAGGCCATTAAATTACTACCAAAATTTCAAGCTATCATTGTTGGTCAGGACAAGAAAATAAATAAATTAAGAGATCTAGCTCGCGGCCATAACATTCTTGTGACTGGACCCCAAGATAATATCCAAAAATATTTAGATGCAGCAGATATATTTTGCCTGCCCTCTCTTTATGACAGCTTTCCTAATGCAGCTCTTGAGGCACTTTGTTGCGGACTACCCATCGTAATTACAAAAGATGTTGGGTTAGCACCTCACATTAGGAGGAATCTTGCTGGTGTTATTTGTAAGAAAGATAAACACAGTATAGCTAATGCTTTAATTAAAACATGGGGGAAAAGAAAGTTATTTTCAAAAAATGCATTAAGTACAGCAAAAGCATTTAATATAAAAATTAAAAATAAAGAGTGGTTTAATTTATATAATAAATTACTAAACATAAAGAAAATGAAAGTTTTACTCGGCTAA